A single region of the Salmo salar chromosome ssa16, Ssal_v3.1, whole genome shotgun sequence genome encodes:
- the LOC106574928 gene encoding zinc finger protein ZIC 2 encodes MLLEGGHQQSGTGVSASAFQRHHSAHSPVEMQERDPSFMESVHIATQGPGYGPSYANSTRDFILRNRGFGDSSPASDQHSLLRTMAGSLHQSHVEGQGHGHGHLLFPGMHDQHHGSANVLGGRLGLPGEVFGRADQYHHVSGPRSDPYGQYGAMGHNMGMAAHHHHHPAAFFRFMRQQCIKQELICKWIDPDQPGGASRCCGKTYGTMHELVTHVSLEHVGGPEQSSHTCFWEECPRENKSFKAKYKLVNHIRVHTGEKPFACPFPACSKVFARSENLKIHKRTHTGEKPFMCDFFGCDRRFANSSDRKKHLHVHTSDKPYLCKKCVKSYTHPSSLRKHMKVHDSSSVADTSPGASSGYESSTPPSLVSPASETQSNMSPDSAVLGSGHSNLSSNFSEWYV; translated from the exons ATGCTGTTGGAGGGAGGTCACCAGCAATCAGGCACAGGGGTCAGTGCGAGCGCGTTCCAAAGGCACCACTCAGCGCATTCACCAGTCGAGATGCAGGAAAGAGACCCCAGCTTTATGGAGTCGGTCCACATCGCCACCCAGGGACCCGGGTATGGCCCATCCTATGCGAACTCCACACGGGACTTTATCCTGCGCAACCGGGGATTCGGAGACTCTTCCCCTGCCAGCGATCAGCACTCTCTCCTCAGAACTATGGCTGGGTCTCTCCATCAGTCACACGTAGAGGGCCAGGGCCACGGGCATGGACACCTCCTCTTTCCTGGAATGCACGACCAGCACCACGGCTCTGCTAACGTGCTGGGCGGCCGGTTGGGACTACCAGGGGAGGTATTCGGGAGAGCGGACCAGTATCACCATGTTTCCGGTCCAAGGAGCGACCCATACGGCCAATATGGGGCCATGGGTCACAACATGGGCATGGCagctcaccaccatcatcacccagCCGCGTTCTTCCGCTTCATGCGGCAGCAGTGCATCAAACAAGAGTTGATCTGCAAGTGGATAGATCCGGACCAGCCCGGCGGGGCGAGCCGGTGCTGTGGCAAGACCTACGGCACCATGCACGAGCTGGTTACGCACGTCTCCTTGGAGCACGTCGGTGGGCCAGAGCAGAGTAGCCACACTTGCTTCTGGGAAGAGTGCCCGCGCGAGAACAAATCGTTCAAGGCCAAATACAAGCTGGTGAATCATATTCGGgtgcacactggagagaagcctttcgCGTGCCCGTTCCCCGCGTGCAGCAAGGTCTTTGCACGCTCTGAGAACTTAAAGATACACAAGAGAACGCACACAG GGGAGAAACCGTTCATGTGTGATTTCTTCGGCTGCGACAGACGCTTCGCCAACAGCAGTGACCGCAAGAAACACCTGCACGTTCACACGTCTGACAAGCCCTATCTGTGCAAGAAGTGTGTCAAGTCCTACACACACCCCAGCTCTCTGAGAAAACATATGAAG gtgCATGATTCTTCGTCAGTAGCAGACACTTCGCCCGGAGCCAGCAGCGGGTATGAGTCATCGACGCCCCCGAGTTTAGTGTCCCCTGCCTCGGAGACACAGAGCAACATGTCCCCGGACTCTGCGGTCCTCGGTAGCGGACACAGCAACCTCTCGTCCAACTTCAGTGAGTGGTATGTCTGA
- the LOC106574929 gene encoding zinc finger protein ZIC 5 gives MQRPGGRHRHNGHSLLRNNNSMISYIASPPPRASSTGAYAEYSTNNNRPIKPELVCKWTDHEHRDRTSKQRICDQTFSSMHELVDHVSTEHVAGLEPLSHVCMWEECLREGKAFKAKYKLINHIRVHTGEKPFSCTFPDCGKVFARSENLKIHTRTHTGEKPFQCEFPGCLRKFANSSDRKKHSQVHTSAKPYDCKSHGCFKSYTHPSSLRKHMKIHLNALKSSPTSEPIDLSFTGILGKRSSQDYVASRTNCSSSRLSLPPAVSNMKEWYVCTRTTGQGQNYLQLTADQIKSEPCSGDEDYYNTT, from the exons ATGCAGCGGCCGGGTGGTCGCCATCGCCACAATGGCCACTCTCTGCTCCGCAATAACAATTCCATGATCTCATACATCGCTTCTCCTCCACCGCGCGCTTCCTCCACCGGCGCCTATGCGGAATACTCCACCAACAACAACAGGCCGATAAAGCCCGAGCTGGTCTGCAAATGGACGGACCACGAGCACCGTGACCGAACTTCAAAACAAAGGATATGCGACCAAACTTTCAGCTCCATGCACGAGCTGGTGGACCACGTAAGCACAGAGCACGTCGCTGGGCTCGAGCCCCTGAGCCATGTTTGTATGTGGGAAGAATGCCTGAGAGAAGGAAAGGCGTTTAAAGCCAAATATAAACTGATTAACCACATCAGGGTACACACTGGGGAGAAACCGTTCTCCTGCACTTTCCCAGACTGCGGGAAAGTGTTCGCTCGGTCAGAAAACCTCAAGATTCACACGCGCACGCATACAG GTGAGAAGCCATTTCAGTGTGAGTTCCCCGGCTGCCTGCGGAAATTTGCCAACAGCAGTGACCGTAAGAAGCACTCGCAGGTCCACACCAGCGCCAAACCGTACGACTGCAAGTCCCACGGCTGCTTCAAGTCCTACACACACCCCAGCTCCCTCAGAAAACACATGAAGATCCACCTCAACGCACTCAAGTCCTCTCCTACCTCCGAACCCATAGACCTGTCATTCACAGGGATTCTTGGGAAACGTAGTTCCCAGGATTACGTAGCTTCACGGACTAACTGCTCCTCCTCCAGGCTCTCGCTGCCTCCCGCGGTGTCCAACATGAAGGAGTGGTACGTGTGCACCAGGACCACAGGTCAGGGACAGAACTACCTCCAACTCACAGCAGACCAGATCAAGTCAGAACCGTGTAGTGGTGATGAGGACTATTATAACACCACGTAG